One genomic segment of Chitinophaga parva includes these proteins:
- a CDS encoding winged helix-turn-helix transcriptional regulator, translating to MKEAKKSKLCLAAKPHQKSKPVAPPFVTYRLSVPGKRLRPIIDAMANWAFQDMKAAARLKSKQAT from the coding sequence TTGAAAGAAGCGAAAAAGAGTAAACTGTGCTTAGCGGCAAAGCCTCACCAAAAATCGAAACCTGTGGCTCCGCCGTTTGTAACCTATCGTTTGTCCGTACCAGGCAAGCGGCTGCGGCCCATTATTGATGCAATGGCTAACTGGGCTTTCCAGGATATGAAAGCGGCGGCACGCCTGAAAAGTAAACAGGCTACCTGA